The Candidatus Obscuribacterales bacterium genome has a segment encoding these proteins:
- the bioD gene encoding dethiobiotin synthase, producing MSSTAKTTFIAGTEAGVGKTLLLRSLAIYWQTYRAAQSIAIMKPIDQDDRDRLLYQDLVPHQSLDSITPCRWEPHRSAGSMNAELTTIWQELQTLMQNHTWVLLEAMGSLGYPIAPDTTLADLAWDWRLPTILVVPVRPGAIAQAVAHVALARQAKVHLKGLVLNCCQPDSADHLDDWLSPTWLRSLTQMPILGCLPYLPDPSDRSALLQAAASLELEKVFGSMPLPLGA from the coding sequence GTGAGCAGTACGGCAAAAACAACGTTCATTGCAGGAACAGAGGCAGGGGTCGGAAAAACCCTGCTGCTGCGATCGCTGGCTATTTATTGGCAAACCTATCGTGCTGCCCAGTCCATCGCGATTATGAAACCGATCGATCAAGACGATCGCGATCGCCTTCTCTACCAAGACCTCGTCCCTCACCAGTCGCTCGACAGCATCACCCCCTGCCGCTGGGAGCCCCATCGATCCGCTGGCTCGATGAACGCGGAATTAACGACTATTTGGCAAGAATTACAAACCCTGATGCAGAACCATACCTGGGTTTTGCTGGAAGCCATGGGTAGTTTGGGCTATCCGATCGCCCCAGATACCACCCTGGCAGATTTAGCTTGGGACTGGCGCTTGCCGACCATTTTAGTGGTGCCGGTGCGCCCCGGTGCGATCGCCCAAGCAGTGGCCCATGTGGCTCTAGCCCGGCAGGCAAAGGTGCATCTTAAAGGCCTGGTGCTCAACTGTTGCCAGCCGGATTCTGCCGACCATTTAGACGACTGGCTTTCCCCAACCTGGCTGCGATCGCTCACCCAGATGCCGATTCTAGGCTGCTTACCCTATCTACCCGATCCCAGCGATCGCTCCGCTCTCCTGCAGGCAGCAGCAAGCCTTGAACTTGAAAAAGTCTTTGGATCCATGCCCCTACCTCTCGGGGCGTAA
- a CDS encoding serine/threonine-protein kinase, with protein MLYDSSGAIALAVHHRHSKGRTSLMQPPIQPGTILQNRYRMLSILGQGGFGRTYLAEDQGRFNERCALKEFIPLQGAIGMMDKSRELFQREASILYQIQHPQIPQFRATFEEDQRLFLVQDYVEGKTYRALLTDRQTQGLAFSEAEVTQLMRQLLPVLAHIHSKGIIHRDIAPDNIIHRQGDSLPVLIDFGVVKELATRVQSPETTPQYTTVGKLGYAPGEQMQSGQAYPNSDLYALAVTVVVLLTGKEPQELYDDRTLTWFWQRWVNVSPGFAQVINTMLSYRPGDRYQSVRDVVQALQANVPQAGAKPAPSPNPSPNPAPPAPAPAPPAPPDLSQMPTMAVGRPYEPTQAVPSRTPDRAYRPPIVPQVEEQSSVWDNPFAVFMIFVAAAIVIGALSWAIVGALLTPVENPVVNEPPAQEEPEPEPEPEPEPIPAEPIEFSQRLALRPGRTETIEGNLQQNETVNYIISVEQGQTLTVDVAEEGMLLSVLAPNRQPADAQAERVSSWQGELDFTGDYTVQLSPVRGVVDSDYTLTVDLEAAPEPEPEPEPEPEPEPEPEPEPEPEPEPEPEIISVPLQFEPGSDGTLIQGRSDPSEIRRYLVRAEAGQILRAEVASGDVRLDIRLPNGRLIADAAELLFWEGQLDRSGLFQIDVVAGSDTGYSVDVRVVNPE; from the coding sequence ATGTTATATGACTCGTCTGGGGCGATCGCCCTGGCTGTTCACCATCGGCACTCCAAAGGGCGCACAAGTCTGATGCAACCACCTATTCAACCTGGAACCATCCTGCAAAATCGCTACCGCATGTTGAGCATCCTTGGGCAAGGGGGCTTTGGGCGCACCTACCTGGCGGAAGATCAGGGGCGGTTTAACGAACGCTGTGCCTTAAAAGAATTTATTCCCCTCCAGGGTGCCATCGGCATGATGGACAAATCCCGCGAGCTCTTCCAGCGGGAAGCGTCGATCTTGTACCAAATCCAGCATCCCCAAATTCCCCAATTTCGGGCGACCTTTGAGGAAGATCAACGCCTATTTTTGGTGCAGGACTATGTAGAAGGGAAAACCTATCGGGCCTTGCTCACCGATCGCCAAACCCAAGGACTGGCCTTCTCCGAAGCAGAAGTCACGCAACTGATGCGGCAACTGCTGCCGGTACTCGCCCATATCCACAGCAAGGGCATCATCCACCGCGACATCGCGCCAGATAACATCATTCACCGCCAAGGCGACTCCCTGCCAGTGTTGATTGATTTTGGGGTTGTGAAAGAACTGGCCACCCGAGTCCAGTCGCCGGAAACGACGCCGCAATATACCACCGTGGGCAAGCTGGGCTATGCGCCGGGGGAACAAATGCAGAGCGGTCAAGCCTATCCCAACAGCGATCTCTACGCCTTGGCTGTGACCGTGGTGGTGCTGCTGACGGGCAAAGAGCCCCAGGAACTCTACGACGATCGCACCCTCACCTGGTTTTGGCAGCGGTGGGTGAATGTGAGTCCAGGGTTTGCCCAGGTGATCAACACCATGCTTAGCTATCGGCCAGGCGATCGCTACCAGTCTGTCCGGGATGTGGTGCAAGCGCTCCAGGCGAACGTTCCCCAAGCTGGAGCCAAGCCAGCCCCTAGCCCCAACCCGAGTCCTAACCCTGCGCCCCCCGCACCGGCACCCGCACCACCCGCACCGCCCGATCTATCCCAGATGCCGACCATGGCTGTGGGCCGTCCCTACGAGCCCACCCAGGCCGTACCATCCCGCACCCCCGATCGCGCCTACCGCCCGCCTATTGTCCCTCAGGTCGAAGAACAAAGCTCGGTGTGGGACAATCCCTTTGCGGTGTTTATGATTTTTGTCGCGGCGGCGATCGTGATCGGAGCATTATCCTGGGCGATCGTCGGAGCCTTGCTGACGCCGGTGGAGAATCCGGTCGTCAACGAACCTCCTGCCCAAGAAGAGCCGGAGCCGGAACCCGAGCCGGAACCCGAGCCCATTCCTGCTGAGCCGATCGAGTTTAGCCAACGCTTGGCGCTTCGGCCTGGTCGGACAGAGACCATTGAAGGCAATCTCCAGCAAAATGAAACCGTCAACTACATCATCTCGGTGGAACAAGGGCAAACCCTCACGGTTGATGTGGCCGAAGAAGGGATGTTACTATCCGTCCTCGCGCCCAATCGCCAACCGGCTGATGCTCAGGCAGAGCGCGTGTCGAGCTGGCAGGGAGAACTGGACTTCACAGGGGATTACACCGTGCAGTTGAGTCCTGTGCGGGGCGTGGTCGATAGCGACTATACCCTAACGGTCGATCTGGAGGCAGCACCGGAGCCGGAACCCGAGCCGGAGCCCGAGCCAGAACCAGAACCCGAGCCAGAACCCGAGCCAGAACCCGAGCCCGAGCCAGAACCCGAGATTATTTCCGTACCCCTACAGTTTGAACCAGGTTCTGATGGCACCTTAATTCAAGGACGCAGCGACCCTAGCGAGATTCGTCGCTATCTAGTCCGTGCGGAGGCTGGCCAAATTCTGCGAGCAGAAGTCGCTAGTGGTGATGTGAGGTTAGATATTCGCCTACCCAATGGACGATTGATCGCGGATGCAGCCGAACTGCTGTTTTGGGAAGGACAGCTCGATCGCAGTGGCTTATTTCAGATTGACGTGGTCGCAGGGAGTGACACTGGCTACAGTGTTGATGTGCGCGTTGTAAATCCCGAGTAA